The nucleotide sequence GCTGATAGATAAAAATCTGCCGGTGCCGATGATCGGCTCGGGCAGAAACCCGTACCAGTTCGTTTCGGTGTTCGATTGTGCGGAGGCGGCACGCGCCGCTTTCAAAGCGGGTATCCCCAACGAGGCCTACAATCTCGGATCACTCAACCCGCCTCCCGTCCGCAAACTACTCGGTGATCTCATCCGTCATGCAGGATCGAAATCCATTCTGTTGCCGACGCCCGCCTGGGCAGTAAAGCGGACACTGGATCTGCTCGACTGGATGAACATGCCGATCATGGACCCGGAGCAATATCTCATCGCCGATGAAATGTGTGTTCTGGATGTTTCAAAGGGCGAGCGCGAGCTTGGCTGGGTGCCGCAATATCGGGACGAGGACATGTTGATCGCAGCCTATAGCGAATATCGCAGGAAAATCGGCGCGGCATCCTCGGGTGTACAGGCTTCTGAAACGGCATAGGGGCAAAAAATGACCAGGACCAACGCAACGCCAAAGCCGAATCTGCTGACCGTAAGCGAGGCGAAAGCGCTCGATCTGCCACGCATGACCGAGCTGTTCACGACCCACCTTAATCCGGGCCAGCTTCATTTCATGAAGCTGCTCGGCTTTCACAAGGTGAAGATCGAACGAGCAGAAGGCATGTATTATTACGATCAGGACGGGCGCCCGATTCTCGATTTCTTCGGCGGCTTCGGGTCGCTTGCTTTTGGTCACAACCATCCGCGTATTCTCGAAGCACGTCGCCAATTTGAGGAAGAGATGCGCCACGAGATCGCGATCGCCTTCATGTCGCAATATGCGACTGCTCTTGCTTATGACATTGCGGCCTGCTCGCCAGGCGATCTGGACATGGTGTTTCTGGGGTCCTCCGGTTCCGAGGCGATGGAAGCGGCGATCAAGGTTGCCGAGCGCGCCGCCGGTCCGGAAAAGCCGAAAATCGTCTATGCGGAAAACTCATTTCACGGGAAGACCAAGGGCGTTCTGTCCGTCACGGATGGCGGGCTTTATCGCGGCGAATTCAAGCTTGTCGACAACACTGTACGGGTTCCCTTCGGTGACATTGCTGCCGTTGAAAACGCGTTTCGTTCGGACCCGGAAATCGGGGTGATCGTGCTGGAGACGGTGCAGGGCGGCGGCGGTATCATTCAGGCGGACGCAGAGTTCTGGCAGAAGCTGCGTCGCCTTTGTGACCAGCATGGTGTGATCTGGGTTGCCGATGAAGTGCAGTGCGGATTGGGCAGGACCGGGAAATTCTATGCTTTCGAGCATTATGGCGTCATACCGGACGTCACTGCGCTGGCGAAATCGCTGGGCGGGGGAAAGACGGCTATGGCCGCGATGATCGCCCGCCGTGGCATCTATATGAAAGCCTATGGCACGCCGAAGACTGCGATGATCCATGCAATGGCGACCTTCGGCGGGATTGGCGAAGCCTGCATCACGTCAATCGAAGCCTTGAATGTTCTCTACGATGAACATCTGATCGATAACGCTGCCGATGTCGGGGATTATCTTCTGGAAAGGCTGCGTGAGTTGCAGAGCCGTTATCCAGCTCTTCTGAAAGATGTGCGCGGGCAGGGGATGATGGTGGGACTGGAGTTCCATGATTTTTCCCAGACCATGCCGGCTGTGTTGCGGCCGGTTCTGGGGATGCTGGATGAGAAGCTCAAAGGCTCGCTCCCCGGCTTCATCGGCAGCCATCTGCTGCGCGATCATGGGGTTCTGGTTGCCTTTACCGAATACAATCGAAATGTCATTCGTCTTGAGCCGCCACTGATTTGCGGGCGCGAGCATGTGGATGCGTTCATCCAGGCGCTGGATGAGGTGCTTTCACGCGGGATCATCCGGATTGTGCGGGATTTCATCAAGGCTCAGATCAAGTAAGGGCCGATTACGGAAGAAGACCGGGGCGAAGCAGCAAATCCCAACAGGGGTTCAAAGCGATAACTGTGCGATCCTGTAGCGCCTCGAGGTATATCTTCTGCAAGGCAAGGCGATTGGTCGTTGTCGGGCATTTCGGGCGCATTACGCCGTCCGTTGCTTCCACGGCGGCTTTCGTTTCTTCGGACAGAACCGGGACCGTGCGGAACGGATCGGCGCCGATCTGGATATGTCGCGTAGCATCACGGTCCAAAATCCAGGCGAACGGGTTGACGAAATCAAGCGTCATGATGCTTTGCAGGCGAATGTTGGTGCGGGTTTCGAAGGATTTCAGGTCCGTCACCATCTGGTTTGCAGACAGGAGCCAGAAAACCTGGAAATCGATTTCCGAGTAAAGCTGCCAACTGGGTAGTTGTCCCTGTTTGGCCAGTGCTTCATACGCCGCGTTGTTCTGCGGATAATGGGATTGGAAAAGCTCTGCCCGCTGCAGGAAATCGGGCCGTGTCAGCACCTGACCCAGATTCTTCAACTCCGGCAAAGAGGGCTGGACATAAGTTGGCGCTACAGCGACGGCCCGCAAGGTCGTGTGCGCAACCTTGGCGAAAGTCGGAATGGAACAGAAAGCGGCCAGTGTCAGGAAAGCGATCTTGAAGTTCTGACTGCGAAGCTGCACTCGCCGAAAGATCATGATCAGAACAGGCCAAAGAAAAATAAACTCCTGGCTCCCGGTGTTCTGGGTTTCAAGGAAGACGCTGCCGATCAGCCCGACAGCGAGCCACACGGAGCTCCGGTCGAAGAAGTGGGGTTGTTCGCTGGAGGCCTGAGCACCGGACTGGCGCTGCTCGTTCCAGAAAAGCAACAGAACAAGGATTGAAGCTGGTAGAATGACGTCGAGCTTCAACGATATGACGGTCAGGAACCGCGGAAGCAGAGCCCCTTCATTCAGCGCCACCAATGTAGCGATATCGCGAACATATGCGCCGATGATTCCGTTATGCAACTCAAGAACAGACAGCGCCGCAGAAGCAACGGCCGCTGCGAGAAGGACATGGCGAATCGAAATTCTGCCAGCCAGAAGTGCTGTGAGTCCGAACAGCCCGCCTGCTAGAAAACCGGTTATTTTCATCAGGAGCAGGGCGGACATCGTCGCTGCGCAAAAGAGCGCAAGCTTCGCACTATCCCGCATGAACATCAGCCCGCACATGAGCACGTAAAGCAGAAGCGACGTGTGGCGGTTATAAATACCGAAACCATCCAGGCCGGGATATGGATAAAAGCTCTGTGTATTGGCGGGAAAGATGGCGAATACCAGAAATGGGACAAGGATAAGAAATCCGGTTGTTCGATTCCGAGGGTGAAGCTCAGCCAGCACTCCGAACATTAGCGGCGCTGCGACGATCAATATGGACCACTGAACGAGCAACAGCGGTTGCGCTTTCGGAAACAGGGATTGTCCCCATGCAAAAAGATAATAGCCAAGCGGTCCGACCGGTGTGGAGAAGTCCACATTGGGAACCTGGCCCGTCCTTATGCGCTGGGCCGCATCGAAATAGATGTAGCTGTCCCAGTACATCGGGCCGATAGGGACATTGAGCCGGAATGACAAGAGAACGACCAGCAGTATGAGCGTGAAAGCCAGCCAGAACATCGGCGCGCTCAGCAATGGCGCTCGTGCAATTTTGAAGCTCTTGCCGAAGAACATGAAACCCCACCCCCATGCGTCATGCGCAAAAACTAGCCGCAAACCCTTAAAACTACAGAAACAGCCGGAGGCCGTTGGATTCAACTCGATTTCAAAAGGGAGAAGACTTCCAGAAATGAGAACGCCCACTGCACTGGGAGGAGGAGTGTGCAGTGGGCGAATCTATAAAGCGCGATTGGGAGGAGGAGTATCGCGCTTTGGGTCCGGTTTTTGGGAGGAGGAGTAAAACCGAACAAGCCCAAAATAGGAATACGGCGTGCCGGTTACAAGGGGCAAGCTTGCAATGCAGATATGCATTTTTGGGTAGCTAAAAAGAAACCGCCCCGCAGCGGTCTAGCGCGCTGGGGCGGTACTCCCTCCTCCAAGTGAGAGGAACAATAACTCCGCTTATGGAGAAAGCAACCCCTTAATATAACTACACGATTTTCAGAAAATACTGAAAATTATGTACGGTTAGTAAATCGGTCGGGACTCAAAATGAGCGGTGGGAAAGCAGTCACAACGACATTGCAGTGCGTTTTATGCGAATCTTGTTGATGTGCTTGGATGGCCGATCGCAGGGAATTGTTCGGAAAGACAAGTGGCCTCAACCTCCGGGCGATATTGTTCACGGGTTTTCTAACAATGGTGCAAATTGCCTATTTATTTTTTTCAAAGCTGTGATTAAGTTCCACCATCTTCTTCGATTGGGGGCTTTCGAGGGAGATACGCCGCCTCAGCGCGTTCAGTC is from Brucella intermedia LMG 3301 and encodes:
- a CDS encoding aspartate aminotransferase family protein translates to MTRTNATPKPNLLTVSEAKALDLPRMTELFTTHLNPGQLHFMKLLGFHKVKIERAEGMYYYDQDGRPILDFFGGFGSLAFGHNHPRILEARRQFEEEMRHEIAIAFMSQYATALAYDIAACSPGDLDMVFLGSSGSEAMEAAIKVAERAAGPEKPKIVYAENSFHGKTKGVLSVTDGGLYRGEFKLVDNTVRVPFGDIAAVENAFRSDPEIGVIVLETVQGGGGIIQADAEFWQKLRRLCDQHGVIWVADEVQCGLGRTGKFYAFEHYGVIPDVTALAKSLGGGKTAMAAMIARRGIYMKAYGTPKTAMIHAMATFGGIGEACITSIEALNVLYDEHLIDNAADVGDYLLERLRELQSRYPALLKDVRGQGMMVGLEFHDFSQTMPAVLRPVLGMLDEKLKGSLPGFIGSHLLRDHGVLVAFTEYNRNVIRLEPPLICGREHVDAFIQALDEVLSRGIIRIVRDFIKAQIK